In the genome of Salmo trutta chromosome 18, fSalTru1.1, whole genome shotgun sequence, one region contains:
- the mad2l1bp gene encoding MAD2L1-binding protein isoform X2 — MCLPTSQGKGINIHIKSDTKCNVPSRTNDFSDEQPATETSGRLSQETPTTTSKCNTPNSFKSDEIKSKDIVVTTDDKENDILSCVSDVDPSSTDSTCQVITETSTDTATTLPPLTPSKQAEADDAETLRRAREEGCVEVVFPGLVTQEGCCRFVCEILKCILYQRQQLPMTYDQLVYSQKRQQAAMQAAGWRPGQSTAEGLDWRRCQRTLQDLEQVLQQLEVLFSLSLVPRVLLLVGGSLLLPKEQYEVNMEDVILAAGDRSLRVSSCLRQVFRTLFVADLLSDAKPVRLTATTVMVLAHRDCGVGWFRPKLDFKVPTRVKSQVISLSCDPSSVSGSGTSEGGGQTAWQDYVWFQAPLAIKGFSK; from the exons ATGTGTCTCCCAACTTCGCAAGGAAAAGGGATCAACATACACATTAAATCCGACACCAAATGTAACGTCCCGAGCAGGACAAACGACTTCTCAGACGAACAACCAGCTACGGAAACGTCGGGGCGACTATCCCAGGAAACACCGACAACAACAAGCAAATGTAACACACCAAACAGCTTCAAATCAGATGAGATTAAATCCAAAGATATCGTAGTAACCACGGACGATAAGGAAAACGACATCCTCTCCTGTGTCTCTGATGTTG ATCCGTCATCCACAGATAGTACCTGTCAGGTTATCACCGAGACCAGCACAGACACAGCCACCACTCTCCCCCCTCTGACCCCCTCCAAGCAGGCTGAGGCTGACGATGCAGAGACGCTACGGAGGGCCAGGGAGGAGGGCTGTGTGGAGGTAGTGTTCCCAGGCTTGGTCACACAGGAGGGCTGCTGCCGCTTCGTCTGTGAGATACTGAAGTGTATCCTTTACCAAAGACAACAGCTGCCCATGACCTATGACCAGCTGGTTTACTCTCAGAAGAGACAGCAAGCTGCCATGCAG GCGGCGGGCTGGAGGCCCGGTCAGTCCACTGCAGAAGGCCTGGACTGGAGGAGGTGCCAGCGTACCCTCCAAGACCTTGAGCAGGTACTACAACAACTGGAAGTGCTGTTCTCCCTCTCCCTGGTCCCCCGCGTGCTCCTCCTGGTCGGcggctccctcctccttcccaaGGAGCAATACGAAGTCAACATGGAGGATGTGATACTAGCCGCCGGCGACCGGAGCCTACGCGTCTCCTCGTGTTTGCGCCAAGTCTTCCGCACGCTCTTCGTGGCCGACCTGTTGTCTGACGCTAAACCTGTCCGGCTCACAGCCACGACGGTCATGGTTCTGGCCCATAGGGACTGTGGCGTGGGGTGGTTCCGGCCCAAGCTGGATTTCAAGGTCCCCACACGGGTGAAGAGCCAGGTTATTTCTCTGTCTTGTGACCCCAGTAGTGTCTCTGGGTCTGGGACGTCTGAGGGAGGAGGGCAGACTGCCTGGCAGGACTATGTATGGTTTCAGGCCCCCTTGGCTATCAAAGGCTTCAGCAAGTGA
- the mad2l1bp gene encoding MAD2L1-binding protein isoform X1: protein MCLPTSQGKGINIHIKSDTKCNVPSRTNDFSDEQPATETSGRLSQETPTTTSKCNTPNSFKSDEIKSKDIVVTTDDKENDILSCVSDVDPSSTDSTCQVITETSTDTATTLPPLTPSKQAEADDAETLRRAREEGCVEVVFPGLVTQEGCCRFVCEILKCILYQRQQLPMTYDQLVYSQKRQQAAMQEAAGWRPGQSTAEGLDWRRCQRTLQDLEQVLQQLEVLFSLSLVPRVLLLVGGSLLLPKEQYEVNMEDVILAAGDRSLRVSSCLRQVFRTLFVADLLSDAKPVRLTATTVMVLAHRDCGVGWFRPKLDFKVPTRVKSQVISLSCDPSSVSGSGTSEGGGQTAWQDYVWFQAPLAIKGFSK, encoded by the exons ATGTGTCTCCCAACTTCGCAAGGAAAAGGGATCAACATACACATTAAATCCGACACCAAATGTAACGTCCCGAGCAGGACAAACGACTTCTCAGACGAACAACCAGCTACGGAAACGTCGGGGCGACTATCCCAGGAAACACCGACAACAACAAGCAAATGTAACACACCAAACAGCTTCAAATCAGATGAGATTAAATCCAAAGATATCGTAGTAACCACGGACGATAAGGAAAACGACATCCTCTCCTGTGTCTCTGATGTTG ATCCGTCATCCACAGATAGTACCTGTCAGGTTATCACCGAGACCAGCACAGACACAGCCACCACTCTCCCCCCTCTGACCCCCTCCAAGCAGGCTGAGGCTGACGATGCAGAGACGCTACGGAGGGCCAGGGAGGAGGGCTGTGTGGAGGTAGTGTTCCCAGGCTTGGTCACACAGGAGGGCTGCTGCCGCTTCGTCTGTGAGATACTGAAGTGTATCCTTTACCAAAGACAACAGCTGCCCATGACCTATGACCAGCTGGTTTACTCTCAGAAGAGACAGCAAGCTGCCATGCAG GAGGCGGCGGGCTGGAGGCCCGGTCAGTCCACTGCAGAAGGCCTGGACTGGAGGAGGTGCCAGCGTACCCTCCAAGACCTTGAGCAGGTACTACAACAACTGGAAGTGCTGTTCTCCCTCTCCCTGGTCCCCCGCGTGCTCCTCCTGGTCGGcggctccctcctccttcccaaGGAGCAATACGAAGTCAACATGGAGGATGTGATACTAGCCGCCGGCGACCGGAGCCTACGCGTCTCCTCGTGTTTGCGCCAAGTCTTCCGCACGCTCTTCGTGGCCGACCTGTTGTCTGACGCTAAACCTGTCCGGCTCACAGCCACGACGGTCATGGTTCTGGCCCATAGGGACTGTGGCGTGGGGTGGTTCCGGCCCAAGCTGGATTTCAAGGTCCCCACACGGGTGAAGAGCCAGGTTATTTCTCTGTCTTGTGACCCCAGTAGTGTCTCTGGGTCTGGGACGTCTGAGGGAGGAGGGCAGACTGCCTGGCAGGACTATGTATGGTTTCAGGCCCCCTTGGCTATCAAAGGCTTCAGCAAGTGA